DNA from Terriglobus tenax:
CCGGCATGGCCGAACGGGCATAGATACCGAGACTCTGGCGCAGTTCCGGCACACGGTCCGAGGGAAGCGAGAACCCTACTGCGTGGGCGTGTCCGCCGAAACGCGTGAAGAGTGGGGCAATCGAGTGGATGGCGGTAAGAGCGTCCAGCAGGTGGAAACCGGGGATCGAGCGGCCGGAGCCGTAGGCTTCGCCATCTTCATGCGCCAGAACCAGCGCCGGACGGTGTGTACGGTCCACGACCCGGGATGCCAGGATGCCGATGACGCCCCGATGCCAGCCATGGCCGTCCATCACGATGGCGCCTTCCTCGGACCGCGATGGGTCAGCAGCCAGAAGAGCTTCAATCTCGTCCAGGGCCGCCTGTTCGGTGGCTCGGCGTTCATCGTTCAGCCGGTGCAGCTTCTCGGCGATCTCCCGGCCGCGTTCGGGCGAACGCGTGAGAAACATCTCCACCACGTCGGAGGCGATATCCATACGCCCAGCGGCATTGATGCGCGGTGCAAGCCGGAAAGCGACCGAGGTGGCCGTCAATGGCTGGTCGCCGGTCAGTTTGGCCAGTTCCATCAGGCAGCGCAGGCCGGGCTGTACGGGCTTTGCCAGCTCCCGCAGGCCAATGGAGACGATGACGCGGTTCTCGCCCGTTAGAGCGACAGCGTCGGCCACGGTGGCCACGGCCAGCAGCTTCAGAAAGCTGGGCAGCAGCTTGGTCTGGACGGTCTCCGGGGCGATGGTCGAGCCTTCGAGCAGCGCCTGTGCCAGCTTGAAGGCGACCCCCGCTCCGCAGAGGTCTTTGTTCGGGTAAGGACAACCCGTCTGGTTGGGGTTGATGACTGCCTGCGCCGGTGGCAGACCGCCGATCTCGTCCGGCAGGTGATGATCGGTGACCACAAGATCAAGCCCCAGCTTTTCGGCCTCTTCTGCGGCGGCGAAGGCTCGAATCCCCGTATCGACCGAAATCACCAGCTTGACGCCAAGCCCGGCAGCGTCCGCCAGTACCCCTGCCTGCATGCCGTAGCCTTCGCGGATGCGATGCGGAATATGGTAGCGGACGATCGATTCGCCCCCTGCAATGCGGTCGATGGCCGTCTTGAGCAGTACCGTGGCAACAGTTCCATCCACGTCGTAATCGCCGTAGATCAGGATGGGTTCGCGCCGTGCGATGGCCTGCTGGATGCGCTCAACCGCCGTTGCCATGCCCAGCATCTCGAAAGGGGAGTGCAGTTGCTCAATCGCCGGGTTCAGAAACAGGTCGACCGTCTCCGGGGTATCAAAACCGCGGCTCAGCAGCAACTCCGCGATGACCTGCGGCAGGCGCAGTTCGCGCGCAAAGGCCTCGGCCTCCTCAAAGGAGACTTCCGGATGCGTCCAGCGATAAAGCGGGTCAGCGGGCACTAGTCGTCGTTGTCGGAGTCGTCCACGATGATTGAGTCGAAGTCCGAGACGCTTTCCATCAACTGCTGGAAGCGCTCATACCACTCGGTCGAGGTCTCGTAGATGAACATGATGCCGTTGTAGGCAAAGCCAAGCTGCAAATAGCCGGTCTTTCCGACATAGTTCACCAGGTATTGGGCTTCGTCGATGTCCGGCGTGTCGTCGGAATCGGGAAAAGCGTGCGCGCGCAACTGTTCGATGAGGATCTCAATGTCACGCTTCTCCAGCGTGACCTCGCTCATCGTCAGAAACGAAGCGCCGGCGGCCTTTCCGTGTTCGACAAAGTCTTTCCAGGAGTCGGAGTTTTCTTCTTCGAAGACGACGGTCGGGATGTCTTCGTGCACGTAAGCGTTCATCCGGTGCATACCGTGGCCCGCGATGAAGGCAATCATGTCGTCTTTAAGCGAAATCAGGTTATCTGTCTGCATTGCAACGAAACGTATTGTCTCAAAAAAGCAGTAGCGGACGCACGGTAATACTCTGGAAGCATGGCAAAGTTTGATCGTCACGTATTTGTATGCAGCAATGAGCGCCTGGAGAGCGCTGCACGTCCCAGCTGCCGCCCCCGCGGCGGAAAGCAGCTAAAAGACGCCATGAAGGAGGCCGCCCGGGCCGCGGGTCTGAAGAACTCTGTGCGCGTGAATGACGCCGGCTGCCTGGACCAGTGCGAGCACGGCCCGGTGATGGTGGTCTACCCGGAGGCCGTCTGGTACGGCTTTGTGAATCTGGAGGACGTCCAGGAGATCGTCACCGAGCACCTGGTGAACGGTCGCCCGGTGGAGCGTCTGCGACTGGCCGATAGCTGCCTGAACACCGCGCAGTGCCCTCACAGGACATAATTTCGAGATTTACACCGAACTTTTCCAAACTTCTTCCCGTAAGAAGGCGAGGGAGCTTGTTCGATGCGTTCGTCTGTACGTCTTTTTTCCGCCGCATTTGCCGCGGCATTTTCCTTTATCTCAATTGGATGCGGTGGGGGCGGTTCTTCCGCTCCTTCGAAACCGCAAGTCTCTGTGGCCATAGCGCCGCTCTCCGCGACGCTGTTTTTGCTGGGCAAGCAGAGCTTTAGGGCAACGGTCACGGGGACGACCGATACGCGGGTTGAGTTCGAAGTCACCGGCGGCGGCAGTACCACCACGGATGGCGTATATACCGCGCCGCAACGCAGCGGAGACTACTGGATCCGCGCCTGGAGCGTAGCCGATCCCTCGAAATACGCGACCGCCCTGATCCGGGTGAATGGCTACCAGGAAAGGGTAAGCGACGCTGGCAGGACGGTGGACGGATACTACGAGCACACTGCCAACCTGCTGACGGATGGCAGCGTACTGATTGCGGGTGGCTATGGTAGCTCGGGGTTGCATACGTATGCAGATCGATATATTCCGGGGCAGAGTGGAGTACGAACGGCGGCCCGGTTGATTCTCCCGCGGCAGCAGCACGCCTCGGTGGTTTTGCCGAACGGACGCGTCCTGCTTTCGGGAGGATTTGCGTCCCTGACCCCGACGAACTTCTTTGATCCTGTCTTCGCGAGTACGGAGATTTACGATCCTGCGACGAACACCTTTCTTGCAGGCCCACAAATGAACTTCGCACGGCGAAAGCACACCATGACGCCGCTGGCGGATGGCCGCGTCCTGGTGGTGGGTGGTATCTCCTTGCATGGGCATGGCTTTTCCGCCAATCCGCAGACGGAGATCTATTCTCCTGCCGACAACCGGTTTGTGACGACAGGAAGGATGAACGACCCGCGCTGGCTGCACAGTGCGACACGCCTTAAGGACGGCCGCGTGCTGGTGACAGGAGGCCGGCCAAACAACTGCCAGGTAGGCTGCCCGCAGGATGGCCTGCGCACGGCTGAGATCTACAATCCGGCGACAGGCACATGGAGCGCTACCGGCTCGATGCACATCAGCCGCTACGGCCATTCCGCACACTTGCTGCAGGACGGCCGGGTGCTGATCATCGGAGGGGAATCCACCGAAGACCTTGGTGAAACCGACCAGGTTCGCGAGGTCGAGATCTATGATCCCGCGACAGGGAACTTCTCCACCTTCGCGCATCTACAGGAAGGACGCGGCTTCCACGCACTGGCGGAGCTGCATGACGGCCGGTTGCTGATAGCCGGCGGATATAAGAACAGTGGACAACCCATGTACACGACAGAAATCCTCGATCCTCAGACAAAGACGGTGAAAACAGGGCCAGAGATGCGTGAGTTCCGTTCCGGAGCCCTGGCAGTGAAGCTGGAGAGTGGAGAAGTGCTGATCGTTGGCGGTCATAACTCAGGCTCGGCGGTTCCTTTACTGGATCTCTTCCTTTAGTCAGCAAGAGTGGTGCTAACTGCGTGATATAAATGACTTCGAAGAGACATGATTTTTTCCAAGGACTACGTCACCTATCTGGCGAAGCAGACCGTGCAGCAGCTGATCGACGCGAAGATGATTCGCTCGGACAAGCCGGCGGCTCTGAATGAGCGTGTCAATAACGGCCTGCTCGACGAGCTTTCGCTCGAGGACCGGATCAATGACGAGGTCCGCGTCATTCTGGAGGCCTTCCAGGATGACATGCGAAAGACCGGCGCAAGCTACCCCGAGATGTTCAAGAAGGTGAAGAACGAGCTTGTGCGCAAATACAAGGCGGTGCTGTGAGAATCTCGCGCGACAAACTCAACAAGCTTGCCCACGTCGTCGCTGACACCCTGGCGGATATCGACGAGGCGGAGTTCCTGGAGGATCGCAATACGATTCGCCAGGAGGCACGCAAGATCCTGGAGAAGCTCCTGCTGGAGGAAACCAAGATCGACCTGGCGGCCCGTCACAAGATCACCTCGCAGCGGAAGATCATCCTCGAAGGCACTCAGGAATGGGACATTCTGTACCGCAAGTACTACAACGATGAAGTGAAGAAACTCGGCATCTAGCCCGCCCAAAACCCTTCATCGCTGTTATACTTACAAAAGTGGTTGAGAGTTCTTTCCATCCACTCCTACGCTTCGGCGCCATGGTGTAATTGGTTAACACGTCGCCCTCTCAAGGCGAAGAGTACGGGTTCGATCCCCGTTGGCGCTACCAAAGCAAATCCAGTGATTCTGACCCGCTTCCGGCGGGTTGTTTGCTTTAAGAACCCTGCTCTTAATCGAGTTCGTTCACCGAATGTTTCTATTCTGGAATAGGTTCTCTTATGGATTGACTGGGCTTCCTCCTCTCGTCTTCACTTCTCCCACTTTTGAATGCGCGTCCTTGCGAGGTGTGGGATGGTGGAAGCCGGGGCAGTAGTCTGGGCGAAGTGAGGGACTCTTTTACCGCGCGGGTAAACGGGCACGAGATTCCAGTCAACCAGATAAGCGGTGTGGCAGAGATCAGCTTCAGTACGCACGCGGGCAGCAACGACCTGAAAATCCGGGTCTGAACAACCAGGTCTCTGCACTCGCTCCAGACGTCAAGAAACGAAATTCCGTGCAACCGCATGGATTGATTGGGCCGGTGACGGTGAGCGCTCCGCGGTAAAGCAGGGGGGAATGGTACCGTCGGACGGCGCAGGTCCGGCGGTATACTTGATGAACGTGGCTAAGACGTTCTATATCGAAACCTTCGGCTGCCAGATGAATGCCCATGACTCGGAAAAGGTCATTGGCACGCTGCAGCACGAGGGCTACACCCAGGTGACAGACGAGGAGTCCGCCGACCTGATTCTGTACAACACCTGTTCGATCCGCGATAAGGCGGAACAAAAGGTCTTTCATCGCCTGAACGAGTACAAGCGCATGCAGGGTGAAGGCAAGCGCTTTGGCGTGCTGGGCTGCGTCGCTCAACAGGAAGGCGAGAAGATCTTCGAGAAGGCTCCGTTTGTTTCCATGGTCAGCGGTTCAGCCTCATACCGCAACCTGCCGCAGATGATCCGCCGCCTTGAGGCGGGGGAGACTCGCATCACCGGGTTGGATGACCGTCAGACCGACGAGACCTTCGACACCGAATTCACCGCGCGCTCTAACCCGCACCGCGGCTACATCACGATTACGGAAGGCTGCGACAAGTTCTGCAGCTACTGCGTCGTTCCGTACACGCGCGGCAAGGAGCGCAGCCGCACTTCGGAATCTGTGCTGACCGAAGCCCGCCGCATGGCGGACGCCGGATTTACTGACATCCAGCTGCTCGGGCAGAACGTGAACTCCTACATTGACCCGGTCGGCAAGATGAACTTTGCCGAGGTTCTCGCTGCGGTTGGAGAGGTTCCGGGTATCCGCCGCGTGCGCTTTACCACCTCGCATCCGCGCCACTTTACCAAACAGATTGTCGAAGCAATCGACGCCATCCCCACGCTCTGCGACCACATCCATCTGCCTGTACAGAGTGGATCGAGCGCCGTGCTGAAAGCAATGCAACGCGAGTACACGCGCGATTGGTACCTGGAGCGGATTTCCTGGATTAAGGCCGCCAGGCGTGACATCTCGATGACGACCGACATCATCGTTGGCTTTCCGGGCGAGACCGATGCGGACTTTGAAGACACGGTGACGATGTGCGCCGAGGTGC
Protein-coding regions in this window:
- the recJ gene encoding single-stranded-DNA-specific exonuclease RecJ; this encodes MPADPLYRWTHPEVSFEEAEAFARELRLPQVIAELLLSRGFDTPETVDLFLNPAIEQLHSPFEMLGMATAVERIQQAIARREPILIYGDYDVDGTVATVLLKTAIDRIAGGESIVRYHIPHRIREGYGMQAGVLADAAGLGVKLVISVDTGIRAFAAAEEAEKLGLDLVVTDHHLPDEIGGLPPAQAVINPNQTGCPYPNKDLCGAGVAFKLAQALLEGSTIAPETVQTKLLPSFLKLLAVATVADAVALTGENRVIVSIGLRELAKPVQPGLRCLMELAKLTGDQPLTATSVAFRLAPRINAAGRMDIASDVVEMFLTRSPERGREIAEKLHRLNDERRATEQAALDEIEALLAADPSRSEEGAIVMDGHGWHRGVIGILASRVVDRTHRPALVLAHEDGEAYGSGRSIPGFHLLDALTAIHSIAPLFTRFGGHAHAVGFSLPSDRVPELRQSLGIYARSAMPAEAMLPALHCDASLPLERITPALLDQLRRFEPFGHSNPEPVFCTGPVRILDIRVLKDKHLRLRLEQGNASIACLAWSRRMHWPTRLQELGLAVDSLVELAFRIRENSNPNFGTAIELELCDLRPFDPAQ
- a CDS encoding (2Fe-2S) ferredoxin domain-containing protein, with the translated sequence MAKFDRHVFVCSNERLESAARPSCRPRGGKQLKDAMKEAARAAGLKNSVRVNDAGCLDQCEHGPVMVVYPEAVWYGFVNLEDVQEIVTEHLVNGRPVERLRLADSCLNTAQCPHRT
- a CDS encoding DUF507 family protein produces the protein MRISRDKLNKLAHVVADTLADIDEAEFLEDRNTIRQEARKILEKLLLEETKIDLAARHKITSQRKIILEGTQEWDILYRKYYNDEVKKLGI
- a CDS encoding Kelch repeat-containing protein; translation: MAIAPLSATLFLLGKQSFRATVTGTTDTRVEFEVTGGGSTTTDGVYTAPQRSGDYWIRAWSVADPSKYATALIRVNGYQERVSDAGRTVDGYYEHTANLLTDGSVLIAGGYGSSGLHTYADRYIPGQSGVRTAARLILPRQQHASVVLPNGRVLLSGGFASLTPTNFFDPVFASTEIYDPATNTFLAGPQMNFARRKHTMTPLADGRVLVVGGISLHGHGFSANPQTEIYSPADNRFVTTGRMNDPRWLHSATRLKDGRVLVTGGRPNNCQVGCPQDGLRTAEIYNPATGTWSATGSMHISRYGHSAHLLQDGRVLIIGGESTEDLGETDQVREVEIYDPATGNFSTFAHLQEGRGFHALAELHDGRLLIAGGYKNSGQPMYTTEILDPQTKTVKTGPEMREFRSGALAVKLESGEVLIVGGHNSGSAVPLLDLFL
- a CDS encoding DUF507 family protein, producing the protein MIFSKDYVTYLAKQTVQQLIDAKMIRSDKPAALNERVNNGLLDELSLEDRINDEVRVILEAFQDDMRKTGASYPEMFKKVKNELVRKYKAVL
- the miaB gene encoding tRNA (N6-isopentenyl adenosine(37)-C2)-methylthiotransferase MiaB, producing the protein MNVAKTFYIETFGCQMNAHDSEKVIGTLQHEGYTQVTDEESADLILYNTCSIRDKAEQKVFHRLNEYKRMQGEGKRFGVLGCVAQQEGEKIFEKAPFVSMVSGSASYRNLPQMIRRLEAGETRITGLDDRQTDETFDTEFTARSNPHRGYITITEGCDKFCSYCVVPYTRGKERSRTSESVLTEARRMADAGFTDIQLLGQNVNSYIDPVGKMNFAEVLAAVGEVPGIRRVRFTTSHPRHFTKQIVEAIDAIPTLCDHIHLPVQSGSSAVLKAMQREYTRDWYLERISWIKAARRDISMTTDIIVGFPGETDADFEDTVTMCAEVQYDGVFAFKYSPRPNTPAISMDETVSEEVKSERLRILLDRQREIQRNSYQRHEGTVIEVMVEGYNQQRAQVIGRTSQNKTLNFTTPEPVLPQIGSYVPVLVTKSLPNSLVGEQAGVAEVPAAVLKQAQPVGLVVLQ